From the genome of Ignavibacteriales bacterium, one region includes:
- a CDS encoding lipocalin family protein, producing MKQIILIFLYATMMFSQQKPPNTVKYVDLKKYVGLWYEIAKIPNSFQDQCIKGTTAKYALNEDGEISVKNSCIDEDGEIDEAKGVVRIVDKKTNAKLEVSFVSFLGWRPFWGDYWIIGLDENYQWAIVGTPNRKYGWVLSRTPKLENETMDKIFQILKDQGYNKKDFVISPQ from the coding sequence ATGAAACAAATAATATTAATTTTTTTATATGCAACAATGATGTTCTCACAGCAAAAGCCGCCTAATACTGTAAAGTATGTTGATCTTAAAAAATATGTTGGTTTGTGGTATGAGATTGCAAAAATTCCGAACAGTTTTCAGGATCAATGCATTAAAGGTACAACTGCAAAATATGCGTTAAATGAAGATGGGGAAATTTCTGTTAAAAACTCTTGTATTGATGAAGACGGCGAAATAGATGAGGCTAAAGGAGTTGTTCGGATTGTTGATAAAAAAACAAATGCAAAACTTGAAGTCAGCTTTGTCAGTTTTCTTGGCTGGAGACCATTTTGGGGAGACTATTGGATAATTGGACTCGATGAAAACTATCAATGGGCAATTGTTGGAACTCCAAATAGAAAGTATGGCTGGGTTCTTAGCAGAACCCCAAAATTAGAAAATGAAACGATGGATAAAATATTTCAAATTTTAAAAGACCAAGGTTATAATAAAAAAGATTTTGTGATATCCCCTCAATAA
- a CDS encoding DUF5009 domain-containing protein gives MKSSERLLSLDVFRGITIMGMILVNNPGTWSAIYPPLEHAKWNGCTPTDLIFPFFLFIVGVAISYSLSKRKAQGGDMKSLYLNIFRRTFILFGLGLILSSFPFGLLFGHQFSFGTLRIPGVLQRIAIVYMISSILFLATNTKFQYWFTGTILVVYAMLMSFIPVPGIGHANFEPTTNLSAWLDQLILGSHIWSGSKFWDPEGILSTLPAIGSAMLGIFTGNWLRSDKDQTTKTVWLFVWGSILMVAGWIWDGWFPINKNLWTSSYVLYTAGLALNFLAFCYWFIDVKKITWWIKPFQVYGMNAITVFFLSGIVGRIMYMVKWENAEGTVITIKDYLFQTFFLSWMQPINASLAWAVMYILVWLGLMWILYAKKIFIKV, from the coding sequence ATGAAATCTTCCGAACGATTACTTTCGCTTGATGTATTCAGGGGCATAACAATAATGGGAATGATACTTGTTAATAATCCCGGAACATGGAGCGCAATTTATCCACCACTTGAGCATGCAAAATGGAATGGATGCACTCCAACAGATTTAATCTTTCCATTTTTTCTTTTTATAGTCGGTGTTGCTATATCATATTCTCTAAGCAAAAGAAAAGCTCAGGGTGGGGATATGAAAAGTCTTTATCTAAATATTTTTAGAAGGACATTTATACTTTTTGGTTTAGGATTAATTTTATCAAGCTTTCCATTCGGATTGTTATTCGGACATCAATTTTCTTTTGGTACACTTCGTATTCCCGGTGTGTTGCAAAGAATTGCAATTGTTTATATGATTTCATCAATTCTTTTTCTTGCCACAAATACAAAATTCCAATACTGGTTTACAGGAACTATCTTAGTTGTGTATGCAATGTTGATGAGTTTTATTCCTGTTCCCGGCATTGGCCACGCTAATTTTGAACCGACTACAAACCTCTCAGCATGGTTAGATCAATTAATTCTTGGAAGTCATATTTGGTCAGGCAGTAAGTTTTGGGATCCGGAAGGAATTTTATCAACTCTTCCGGCAATCGGTTCTGCTATGCTTGGAATCTTTACAGGAAATTGGTTAAGAAGTGATAAAGATCAAACGACAAAAACTGTTTGGCTTTTTGTTTGGGGTTCAATTTTAATGGTTGCCGGCTGGATTTGGGATGGCTGGTTTCCAATCAACAAAAACCTCTGGACAAGTTCTTATGTACTTTACACTGCAGGATTAGCATTAAATTTTCTAGCATTTTGTTATTGGTTTATCGATGTAAAAAAAATTACCTGGTGGATAAAACCATTTCAAGTTTATGGAATGAATGCAATTACAGTTTTCTTTCTTTCCGGAATTGTTGGAAGAATAATGTATATGGTTAAATGGGAAAATGCTGAAGGAACAGTAATTACAATAAAAGATTATTTATTTCAAACATTTTTTCTATCGTGGATGCAGCCAATAAATGCATCTTTAGCATGGGCTGTAATGTACATTTTAGTTTGGCTCGGACTGATGTGGATTTTATATGCAAAGAAAATATTTATAAAGGTTTAA
- a CDS encoding transglutaminase domain-containing protein gives MLTTIITAQTNFNDVNLLVQSGEFKKASKLIDEKLKSNQISSEEIFELQFEKERLDRISKDFNKTAEDVLKIVNKYYPDAQENDLEKWEKDGSLEFKIIDGKKWYFSRAASNLFRINKEAKNQKELVDGFQKDPLDAFLEDYIPKVLDESANGQESLVKPVTFNLNYTVTVDANAVPDGEIIKCWLPFPREGHQRQVDIKLLAVNNDEYVIASNDNPQRTLFMQRPAIKDQPTIFNIVLEVTNYNEVNSILPELIKPYNKESGLYKNHTRENAPHIIFTDKIKDLSKEIVGDEKNPYLISKKIFTWISNNIPWAGAREYSTIENISDYCLTNKHGDCGIKTLLFMTLCRYNGIPAKWQSGWMLHPGEVNLHDWCEVYFEGYGWVPADQSFGLVESEQEDEKYFFLGSIDAYHLIVNDDYSKPLFPAKVFPRSETVDFQRGELEWRGGNLYFDKWDYHMEVKYIESK, from the coding sequence ATGCTTACAACTATAATCACTGCTCAAACCAATTTTAATGATGTAAATCTACTTGTCCAATCGGGTGAATTTAAGAAAGCATCTAAATTGATTGATGAAAAATTAAAATCAAATCAAATTAGCTCTGAAGAAATTTTTGAACTTCAGTTTGAGAAAGAAAGATTGGATAGAATCAGTAAAGATTTTAATAAGACTGCTGAAGATGTTTTAAAAATTGTAAATAAATACTATCCGGATGCTCAGGAAAATGATTTAGAGAAATGGGAAAAAGATGGTTCGCTTGAGTTTAAAATTATTGATGGTAAGAAATGGTATTTCTCTCGCGCTGCATCAAATCTCTTTAGAATAAACAAAGAAGCAAAAAATCAAAAAGAACTAGTTGATGGATTTCAGAAAGATCCGCTTGATGCTTTTCTGGAAGACTACATTCCGAAAGTTTTGGATGAATCAGCAAACGGACAAGAAAGTTTAGTTAAACCTGTAACATTTAATTTAAACTACACAGTTACAGTTGATGCAAATGCAGTCCCCGATGGTGAAATTATTAAATGCTGGCTTCCCTTCCCTCGTGAAGGTCATCAAAGACAAGTTGATATAAAATTGTTAGCAGTTAATAATGATGAATATGTTATTGCAAGTAATGACAATCCTCAGAGAACTTTGTTTATGCAAAGACCAGCAATAAAAGATCAACCAACAATTTTTAATATAGTGCTTGAAGTAACAAACTACAATGAAGTAAATTCAATTTTGCCCGAACTAATTAAACCCTATAATAAAGAATCCGGACTCTATAAAAATCATACTAGAGAAAATGCCCCGCACATAATCTTTACTGATAAGATCAAAGATCTTTCAAAAGAAATTGTTGGTGATGAAAAAAATCCTTACTTGATTTCAAAAAAAATATTTACGTGGATTTCTAATAACATTCCCTGGGCAGGTGCAAGAGAATATTCTACGATAGAAAATATTTCTGATTATTGTTTAACAAACAAACATGGTGATTGCGGAATTAAAACTTTACTATTTATGACTTTATGCAGATATAATGGCATTCCTGCAAAATGGCAAAGCGGGTGGATGCTACATCCCGGAGAAGTAAATCTGCATGATTGGTGCGAGGTTTATTTTGAGGGATATGGCTGGGTTCCTGCAGATCAATCATTTGGATTAGTTGAATCAGAACAAGAGGATGAAAAATATTTCTTTCTTGGAAGCATTGATGCATATCATTTAATTGTAAATGATGATTACTCTAAACCGTTGTTCCCAGCAAAAGTATTTCCAAGAAGTGAAACAGTTGATTTTCAGCGCGGTGAATTGGAGTGGCGTGGTGGTAATCTTTATTTTGATAAATGGGATTATCATATGGAAGTCAAATATATTGAGTCGAAGTGA
- a CDS encoding T9SS type A sorting domain-containing protein: MRRKFTSAQLIILLLISLFCIDVQSQSLPDSIEYNTADIDVGETFYTGYFTSFSHWAINSFIEDVDGILHVAYVDNYELYYFKSTDDGQTWQKEQIITGHEGDIRNASLALDLNGKVFIGLTAHSLYNYSNPTGINFGQEFYYDLYCINNKTGSWAVEQVELHSSGNYGPIIENIYVDSNNDVHLFANRYGWNLQGGEAWEWVRYSSSDTWSPRSTIVEFTDAGIDRGIYDKYIILADSSGKLCLIAARNKSDGPKLFYLLNNGSGWGSPVQLSDNIAVAWNRYDAVLDPDYNSYVVYFYNNSSNLPELRVSKNLGTPQNANINLPATDTLNYFTLHCTSQKILTMYLWTKNIITKLHVTFSYDGLNWTDPIEIPDNLKNYFGGLMVRTDTRQDYFISRTKQIVAVAGNRASQPYGPDTLFYGDIKLEPLTSVNTLLYLPNNYSLHQNYPNPFNPATIISFSLPELSYVELKVYNILGIEVTTVVNRELSQGNYNYNFDGSSLSSGVYFYTLKTNNFNQTKKMILLR, from the coding sequence ATGAGAAGAAAATTTACTTCTGCACAATTAATAATTTTATTATTAATTTCTTTGTTCTGCATTGATGTCCAATCTCAATCTTTACCGGATAGTATAGAATACAACACCGCAGATATTGATGTAGGTGAAACTTTTTATACAGGTTACTTTACAAGTTTTAGTCACTGGGCAATAAATTCTTTTATTGAAGATGTTGATGGGATCTTGCATGTGGCTTATGTAGATAACTATGAATTGTATTATTTCAAATCCACAGACGATGGACAAACGTGGCAGAAAGAACAAATTATAACCGGACACGAGGGGGATATTCGTAATGCAAGTTTAGCCTTAGATCTTAATGGAAAAGTATTCATCGGCTTAACTGCCCATTCTTTATATAACTATTCAAATCCTACAGGTATAAATTTTGGTCAAGAATTTTATTATGACCTCTATTGTATAAATAATAAAACCGGTTCCTGGGCGGTAGAACAAGTAGAATTACACAGTTCAGGCAACTATGGACCTATTATAGAAAACATTTATGTTGATTCGAATAACGATGTCCATCTTTTTGCAAACAGATACGGTTGGAATCTTCAAGGTGGAGAAGCTTGGGAATGGGTTCGGTATTCTTCCAGTGATACATGGAGCCCACGCTCTACAATTGTAGAATTTACAGATGCCGGAATCGATAGAGGTATTTATGATAAATATATAATTCTTGCTGATAGTTCCGGAAAACTTTGCTTGATAGCAGCTCGAAATAAATCAGATGGTCCAAAGCTTTTTTATCTTTTGAATAATGGATCAGGATGGGGATCCCCTGTTCAATTGTCAGACAATATTGCAGTTGCCTGGAACAGATATGATGCTGTTTTAGATCCCGATTATAATTCCTACGTTGTTTATTTCTATAATAATTCGTCAAACTTGCCAGAATTAAGAGTATCAAAAAATTTGGGAACACCGCAAAATGCAAATATAAATCTCCCAGCAACAGATACATTAAATTACTTCACCCTGCATTGTACTAGTCAGAAAATATTGACAATGTATTTATGGACTAAAAATATAATTACAAAGTTACATGTTACCTTTAGCTATGATGGTTTAAATTGGACAGACCCTATCGAGATTCCAGATAATTTGAAAAATTATTTTGGCGGGCTTATGGTAAGAACAGATACAAGACAGGATTATTTTATTAGTCGAACCAAACAGATAGTTGCTGTGGCTGGTAATAGAGCCTCTCAACCTTATGGCCCTGATACTCTATTTTATGGAGATATAAAACTGGAGCCATTAACATCTGTTAATACTTTATTATATTTGCCAAATAACTATAGTTTACATCAAAACTACCCCAATCCATTTAATCCAGCAACAATAATTTCATTCAGTTTACCTGAACTCTCTTATGTTGAGTTGAAGGTATATAATATTCTCGGAATAGAAGTAACAACAGTTGTAAATAGAGAATTGTCCCAGGGTAATTACAATTATAATTTCGATGGAAGCAGTCTTTCAAGTGGAGTGTATTTCTATACTCTAAAAACGAATAATTTTAATCAAACTAAAAAAATGATTCTTTTAAGATAA